The region TTTTGCTTATGCTGTTCTCTACTTTGGTAGATTACACCCATGGTATGTTAGTGCACCATTTTAAACAAAAAGGTGAAATCACAAAAGCAAAAATCGCTTTATCATCTGCGATGATTATCAATATATCATTACTTGGTTTTTTTAAATATTCTGATTTTGCAATTTCAAATATCAATGCATTAACCGGCAGTGATATTGGATTATTAAAATTAGTATTACCAATTGGTATTTCATTTTACACATTCCAGACCATGTCATATACGATTGATATATATCGCGGAGAAGCAGAAGTACAGAAAAATATTATATCCTTCGGTGCATATGTGGTACTATTTCCACAATTAATTGCAGGTCCGATTGTACAATATAAGACAATTGCGAAACAGCTTCAGGAGCGTAGAGAGGACTTTGATCAGTTTTCTTATGGAGTGCTTCGTTTTATGAGTGGTTTAGGTAAAAAAGTTTTACTTGCTAATAATATCGGAATCTTATGGGATAGGATATCAGTAACACCGAATGGTGAATTAACAGTAGTAACTGCATGGTTAGGTATTACTGCATTTGCATTTCAGATTTATTTTGATTTCTCAGGCTATTCTGATATGGCAATCGGTCTTGGAAATATGTTAGGGTTTCAATTCCTTGAAAACTTTAACTATCCTTATATGTCAAAAAGTATCACTGAATTTTGGCGTAGATGGCATATCTCCTTAGGAACTTGGTTCCGCGATTATGTTTATATTCCTCTTGGCGGTAACCGCTGTGGATTAGGAAAGCAGATTCGTAACATTGCTATTGTATGGTTTTTAACAGGATTTTGGCATGGGGCAAGTTGGAACTTTATCATGTGGGGTGTCTACTTTGGAGTAATACTTATCCTTGAGAAATTTGTATTGCTTAAATTTTTAAATAAACTCCCGTCATTTCTATCTCATATCTATGCAATTGTCTTAGTCTGGATTGGTTGGGCTATCTTTGCATTTGATGATTTCTCGAAAGGGATCAATTATATTAAGGCTATGTTTGGCGTAAATACGATCGGATTTATCAATGATAATGCACGATATCTTCTTATGAACTATGCAATCATTCTCATTGTTCTTATTTTAGGAAGTACAGACTTACCAAAACGAGTTGCGAATCGTTTAGTTGGAGAACATAGTGAGAAAAAGACAACAGCAGTAGTACAAGGCTTATTTATTGTGGGAGTATTTGTTATCTCCGTTGCATATCTTGTGGATGCTTCCTACAATCCATTCTTGTACTTTAGATTCTAGGAGGTGAGTGTATGTCAGAAGTGAATAAAAACTTAGAAGCAATACCTAACCCTCCTACCGTCAAGAAAGGTAAGGGGAAGGGGCAACGTGCAAAGTATAGTAATGTAATTATCTTTTTAGTTTTAATCTATGTATTAACAATAGCTAGCATGGTTAAGCCTGTAAAAGGATATTCTGAAAGTGAAAATAGGGTACTAGAAGGACGGCCAAAATTCTCTCTGGAATCCTTGTTTAACGGTACTTTTATTAGCAAATATGAAACGTTTGTTACTGACCAGTTTGTATCTCGAGATGCTTGGATAGGAATTAAGACCAGAACTGAACTAGCAATGTTGAAAAAAGATATCAATGGAGTATATATAGGAAAAGATGGCTACTTAATCGAGAAGGTAGACAATTCAGACCTTGAGATGGAACAAGTGAATCGTAACGAGAAGAGATTGTATGCTTTTATTAATAAGTATAAAGAACAACTTGGTGATGAGCATGTATTTGCAATGATAGCTCCAACTGCGTTTGAGATATTAAAAGATAAGTTACCACCGTATGCATCTGGATTTGATCAAGGAGCATTTCTTGATCGATTGGATGAGGCATTAGCAAACCAGTTTATTGATCTAAGGGAAACACTTACAGAGCATAAGAAGGACTATATATTCTATCGAACCGACCATCACTGGACTACCTTAGGGGCTTATTATGCTTATGTAGAATGGGCTAATAAAATCGGTGAGACACCAATGAGTCAAGATGAATTTGAGATTAAGAAAATATCAAATGATTTCTTAGGAACCATTTATTCTAAGATTAATCTAAAATTATCCTCGGATGATATGTATCTATATGATTCGGGTAAAAATTATACGGTCGAGTATAATATGGATGGGGTAAAAAAGAATAGCTTATATGAAATGAGCCATTTGGATACCAAAGATAAATATTCTGTTTATTTAGGTGGTAATAATCCTGTCGTTAAGATTGATTCTGATAATCATAACGGTAAAAAGTTATTGATTATTAAGGATTCTTACGCACATTCATTTGCACCGTTTGCTGCAAACCATTTTGAAACTACTTATATGGTAGATTTACGTTATTTTAATATGCCTATGTCTCGTTTTATTGAAGAAAATGGAATTACGGACGTATTAGTTTTATATAATGTGAATACTTATGTGAAAGAAAAAAGTCTTGATAATATGGTAAGATAATAGAACTTATGATTACCGGAACATGTTTTGGGTTCCGATAATAGAACTTATGATTGCCGGAACACGTTTTTGGTTCCGATAATAAAACTTATGATTATCGGAACATGTTTTTGTTCCGACAATGGATATACGAGAATAAAAAAATAACAGAAAGCGAAGCGCTTTCTGTTATTTTTTATTCTTGAGCAAATTTTGCAATCGTTTCTTTAATCATATTTTCAAC is a window of Lachnoclostridium phytofermentans ISDg DNA encoding:
- a CDS encoding MBOAT family O-acyltransferase, which produces MVFSSLPFLFRYLPIVLILYFIAPRKYRNAVLFFTSLVFYAWGEPIYVLLMLFSTLVDYTHGMLVHHFKQKGEITKAKIALSSAMIINISLLGFFKYSDFAISNINALTGSDIGLLKLVLPIGISFYTFQTMSYTIDIYRGEAEVQKNIISFGAYVVLFPQLIAGPIVQYKTIAKQLQERREDFDQFSYGVLRFMSGLGKKVLLANNIGILWDRISVTPNGELTVVTAWLGITAFAFQIYFDFSGYSDMAIGLGNMLGFQFLENFNYPYMSKSITEFWRRWHISLGTWFRDYVYIPLGGNRCGLGKQIRNIAIVWFLTGFWHGASWNFIMWGVYFGVILILEKFVLLKFLNKLPSFLSHIYAIVLVWIGWAIFAFDDFSKGINYIKAMFGVNTIGFINDNARYLLMNYAIILIVLILGSTDLPKRVANRLVGEHSEKKTTAVVQGLFIVGVFVISVAYLVDASYNPFLYFRF
- a CDS encoding DHHW family protein; this encodes MSEVNKNLEAIPNPPTVKKGKGKGQRAKYSNVIIFLVLIYVLTIASMVKPVKGYSESENRVLEGRPKFSLESLFNGTFISKYETFVTDQFVSRDAWIGIKTRTELAMLKKDINGVYIGKDGYLIEKVDNSDLEMEQVNRNEKRLYAFINKYKEQLGDEHVFAMIAPTAFEILKDKLPPYASGFDQGAFLDRLDEALANQFIDLRETLTEHKKDYIFYRTDHHWTTLGAYYAYVEWANKIGETPMSQDEFEIKKISNDFLGTIYSKINLKLSSDDMYLYDSGKNYTVEYNMDGVKKNSLYEMSHLDTKDKYSVYLGGNNPVVKIDSDNHNGKKLLIIKDSYAHSFAPFAANHFETTYMVDLRYFNMPMSRFIEENGITDVLVLYNVNTYVKEKSLDNMVR